atgtcaaatatattatgctaataaatgttaaatatattatactaatcaatattaaatcttgtagaaagaaaatatattttgtttaacttgacttgcaagcaatattttagaatttgggtcacacaactctaacatgCTGAGGCTAAAATCTTTATTGTGTTGATGAAGCTTGTCCTTTACCATCTATGATGTGTGTTTGCTATTTTTTCTCTGAATTATATGattattgaatgaattaatgaattcactttaaaaaaaataaattactatttaTTAAAAAGGTATAGTTCATAGTTTATAACAAGTTTGCATGTGTGATAACAGCACAAATTGTGCTGTTGTTGTTGTGGTTAATGTTATAGATCTAGCCGGCCTTAGACTTTGCCTTCCCCGTATACCGACGATGAACAAAGTCAAATTATCAAGCACCTTGCGGAGATTATAGGCGGGCATCCATAGCTCTccctaaatataataaatgtgtTATATTAAGTAGCATTGGCCCCACTTTCCATTTTACTCGTACGGATACATTGTTTTCAAAACAACAGGAACGAATGAACAACGCAAAAACCCTTAACTAGGTGATATCTGAGGCAAACTTTGGgacattttattatataaggaaTGTGACATTTAAATCTGTACTTTTTTTGCATATAAGCAAaactcaattttcctttttcttagaTCAGtggaaacataaaatatttgtctAGTTTTAGTGACATATCATGTCATCTACCACTTTTTAAATCTGTTTTAAActtaaaccatatatataatattggttTCTTTAGTTAGAAACCAAACACTAGGAGTCagattataatttgtttttttactcaaaaatagataaaataattcgtatatgttagatcaaagagcaaactgattattttgttaataaattaaatcaatttttactattaaaaactggtcCATATTTGTCAGCGTGAGGTACACATGGTACGCCATATGTCACTGTCGGTTTATGATCTAACATATATggattaatttacccatttttttagtgaagagatAAAACCATAATCTAGCTCTTAATACAAATAccttcataatatttttaccaaaaatgatTTCATTATTACTTCATTTCcctaatttttgttatttacaaatgaaaatattctcttgcatgttaaaaattcaattataaaataaatttcatgttgATTCCATTCCACAATTCCTTACTTTGCCTCAATTTATAATCTTTGGTGACTTGCCTTTACATATGTGTGAGATAGGATTGATAGGCACACCCACCATTAAAAGAGTGGAACAGTGGAAACACTTTCTTCATTAGCCTTTAACCATTTATCGACCAAATCCAcgaaatttatcaaaataagtgaagaaaacaacaaaataaaagatcTCTAAAGATATTCATCAATTACCTATAAATCTCTATACAATGTGATGTTACTTATTattaaaaccaattaaattaagGGTAAATTCCCTAGTTGGGTGAACAACTTTTAAGgtgctttcattttggtcatttaaaatGAAATCATTGTAATTTCGTCATTAAACTTTCAGAgcactttcattttagtcacttaatcaTTAAATCTCTTGCGGCAGTTAACTTGTACTCGTCATATCATGttcacattttcattttggtcacctaacttTTAGGtcgctttcattttagtcacaaaaaaaaatcctttttaaagtattgattgggtaaaaaaaataaaaaagcagtagagactaaaataatatattaaaaatttgtcaaattataCTTATTTATCACATTGccgaaaattttaatttcaaaacataaaattaaataaataaattattgaaaatttttatcccttaaaattttatatttcaaaacacAATGTTAACCAATTTgttattgtaatatttaaattagttaaattaatctcttttaaattttattttatcttttcatattatttttaatgaaatcaacTCGATAATTCATATTTGATAATTGCTgcaaaacttaaatttattttgattatataatctcAAATCTTTCATACTAAGTTAggctaaaagaaaagaaaaatcattacaattaattaaattaattgtttgttcttcatttgggtaaaaaatgatgaaaatattcTGAGTTTGTTTGCCatggaagataaaattaattgatttaattaattgtaaagaTATTTCTTTGCTTTTAACTTAGTATGAAAGACTCGATatcatataatcaaaagaattttgagttttatgtaCAATTAGtaaagatgatttatttgagttggtttttaaaaacataaaataaaattttaagatttaaaaggagactaaattaattaatttaattattttcaatattataataactAATCGGTTGACACTATTaaggtataaaatattttcaataacttatttaattgattttaatgttttgaaatttaaaatttcaatattgaaaaaaataaaactttcgGCAAGGGTAAACAAAtacaatttgataaattttaaaacattctttAGTTTTTACCATTTTTCATATTAATCGTTAATGTTTTTTAACCGATCAATATTAGAAAAGAGGATATTTTTGggaccaaaataaaagcaaCTTAGAAGTCAAATGACTAAAAATGAAAGTATAAACTTGATATGATGTGTATAAGTTAGCTGCCTTTGGAGATTTAACGAttgtgtaataaaaataaaaacgtcTTAAAAATTGACTGACGAAATtgtaaagattttattttaggtgacTCAagattaaaatatctaaaaattaggtaattttcgtttaaattgatctatttgtaaatattaaataatattcaaaaacgGTAAAAAGGGgtgaaatgaaaaagataagTAATACCTGGTTGCAGGGAACCGTGGAGTATTGACCTCTCAAAAAGATGACACTGGAAAAAAGTGTAGCGTTACCGTTAAGTAACAGCGAGTTGAATCGGTGGTATCTGGTGTAGGCTTTTACTGACGAAAACCTCTCTATATTTCCATGTTGCTTACAATTCTGTTTCTCTCCAGTCCTCATTcacttgggttttttttttttttgcttctcatttttctttgtttttcttttttttcttttctcctttacggcaaaacaaaggaagaaaacGAGAAAGTGTAAACGTATAATAGAGGGAAGATAAAGAACAATAATAAGTACGgaacaaaaagggaaaaaatggtGTGTAAGGTtgtggaagatgatgatttgGTGGAGATTAGCATGATAATCGTTCGTAGAGGTCCCTCTTCTTCTCGATTCCTCGATGCTTATCCCAAAAGGTACTCTTTTAAGATCCCTTCATTTCTCTTCTAGAaaaaattccttttctttttaaaaaagttggtttttttttcgtggaaaaggaaataagaattgtttctttttttgatgtttttgattCAGTTTTTCCCACCTGTGTTTGGAGGATTTGGGGAGATTCTAGATAGTGTTAGATAATGTCTTTCTTTAGCAGCTTTTTGATAGGAAAATCTTTGTCTCTCTCTATAATCAGGTAGAGATTGAAGGgattttctttctctgtttttaaaaaaaaatatatttgtttcaaATGAATGTTCTTTTTGTTGTATTTTAGTAAGTTAGGGTTATTGGATTGATATAGTTTTGTTAATATCTGTGAATTTTTGTGCGGATTGTTGTTTGTTCTGATGgataaattttagggttttgatggAAGGGAGATCATGTGGTGACTgatatgatgatgatggtgtTCATAATGTCGTTGTTTTGTTGAAATCTTTGTTTTCGGGGGTggtaaaaatggaaaaaattaaacCACCAACACCAGTACTTTCCTTCTCCAACCGGATAAGCTGAAATGGGAGATTCTTTGCTCACAGCCTTGTTAATGGAAAATCATCACCCTTCCACCCTCTTATCTATGGATTCAAGTGCTTCTTCTCATGATGAATTGGATTTGGAAATGAATAGGCAAACTGTTCTTTCTCGGCCGCCTGATATCAATTTGCCTCTCTCTGCCGAGCGTAGCCCTCCCCCGCAGCCATGGAACTCAGACCAGTGTGATATTTTGGATGTTGGGCTCAGTTCACAAGCATTTGAGGTTGAGAGCTTCCTTGCTGCACCCAAAGTGGAACGAAAATTTGCCAAGCGGGTAGACAGCATATGGGGTGCTTGGTTATTCTTTAGCTTTTACTTTAAGCCTGCTTTGAATGACAAATCAAAGGGCAAGATTATTCGTGATAGCAACGGTGTTTCTGGTTTTGACAAATCAGATCTGAAGTTGGATATTTTTATGGTTCAACACGATATGGAGAATATGTACATGTGGGTTTTCAAGGAGAGACCCGAGAATGCTCTGGGTAAGATGCAACTCAGAAGCTACATGAATGGCCATTCTCGCCAAGGAGAGCGTCCATTTCCGTTTAGTGTGGATAAAGGATTTGTCCGTTCACACAGGATGCAGCGGAAGCAATACAGAGGATTGTCAAACCCCCAATGTCTACATGGGATTGAGGTTGTTCCAGCACCAAATCTCATGGCTCTGAGTGAGGAAGACCGGAAAAGGTGGATGGAGCTTACTGGAAGGGATTTAAACTTTACAGTTCCACCTGAAGCGAGTGATTTTAGTTCATGGAGGAACCTTCCAAACACAGATTTTGAGCTAGAGAGGCCTGTTCCTCCTCCTTCGATAAAGAGTGTTTCAAATTCTCACTCAAAAAAGCTTCTTAATGGATCTGGGCTGAATTTGTGTAGTCAACCATCTAGCCATAGCAATGGAGATGGGATGGACTTAACACTTGTTAGCAACAAAAGGAGGAAAGAACTTTTTCGGCATAGAAACAATGATGATTGCTATTTGCCTGCCGTTCCTCCATCTGACCGAATTCTGGATATGGAAATTCATCCCAGTGAGCCACACTGGTTAAAAGACTTCAGTGGGATAATGAAAAATGTGTATGGGCCCGTGACCGCTGCGAAAACTATCTACGAAGATGAAGCAGGTTACCTGATCATTATCAGCTTGCCGTTTGTCGATCTTCAGAGGGTCAAAGTCTCTTGGAGGAATACTCTCACTCATGGTATCATAAAGATATCTTGTGTTAGCACATCTGGCATGCCTTTCATCAAGAGACATGAAAGGACCTTCAAATTAACAGATCCTGCTTCTGAGCATTGCTCTCCTGGGGAGTTTGTTAGAGAGATCCCACTGTCAACTCGAATACCTGAAGACGCCAACATAGAAGCGTATCATGATGGACCAGGATCTGTCCTTGAGATTATGGTGCCAAAACTGCGTGTGGTACCTGAAGAACACGAAGTACTTGTCTGCCTCCGGCCTAAGCTTATTGGGAGTGATCTCATGTTGACATGAAGTAGCAGTTATAGAAGCATTATAGAAGGGTAGTTGCTATGATTGGTGCTTACATTGTTTTTACTGACTTTGTATCATACAGAGTAATCTATGAAACAAATATCTGCATCTCACATTTTACCTTTCGCAATTTTTTTCTCACTAATTTCtacgattttttttttgtcccaaCATTCTGGTAAACCATTCGATTTGTAACCACAATTGTTATTCAAACTTACATTTGATTATAGTcattaattaatatgaaaatagaaaCTAACACCTTTTGGTTGTGTTAGTAGTAGTAGCAATGCTTCTCTCTCGATGTAATTATTCCAGGTAAGGGTTAATGTTTGGACTTAATTTGCAGCCATCTTCTCTTGTATTTCTTGGGATTTTGGTTGGATTTTCCATCAGAACCTCTCGGACGCATTCAGAgatgaattattaaaatgggGTAGTGGAGTGGACAGAGTTTTTGACAGTGACTAAGCTTGTGTGCTTCTGGAACACACTGATTAAGAAATATCTCAAAATGATGATAATTTTACAAGGTATTGCGGGTGCTAAAAGTCAATAGAGTGGAGGTGGCAGTTCCACTTCTTTCCTCTTAGATAGACACTTTCATTGCTTACCAACAAACTTCCAATGTCCAATTTCCTCTTGCCTCTTCTGTTAAaagccaaaagcaaatgatgaaAGGAACAAATATCTCAGtgaaaatttattgtattttttttagtataaGTTCTGAGTGAGTGTATTTGCTTGATGCTTCTGTTTTAGATTCCCAGTGGAATTGGGTTGTGCATTAACTTTGATGTCATTTGTATATAGTGCTATGATTTCTGCCTTGTTCTCTTCATTGCTGTCTTTGCATAATCAAAACCGTGGGTGTaagatttatataaattataaaaaacaagATCCACTAAAGAAATGATGCTTTAGACCACTGCAGCTATTGTTAAGGTAAGATTTATATGTTAATACCATGATCTTTTTCTCAGGTTCCGTAATAGGATCGGCGGCCTTTGTTTCACTTGCTTTATTTGGTGCCTATGTTAGCAGAACAGGCATCAAGATTGTAGATGTATTGACACCTAAAGCTTTCATGGTCTCATTGTCGGAGCCGTGCTCCCATACTGGTTTTCCGGTATGACAATGAAAAGTGTTGGAAGCGCAGCTCTCAAAATGGTTAAAGAAGTTCATCGGCAATTCAATACAATTCCGGGACTACAGGCAAGGCGAAACCAGACTACACCTACTGCGTCAAGATATCAATCGATGCCTCACTCTGCGAAATAATCCCACCCGGTGCACTTGTTATGCTTAATCCACTTACAGTAGGAACCCTTTTTGGAGTCGAAACTCTCGCCAGTGTCCAGGTACAAAACTTATCCATTACTTTTACCAGTCTAAGTTCATCTAAACAACACCATGATCAAAATTTCTGTTGCCATAGGTTGCCATCTCAGCTTCAAACACAGGATCATGGTTTAATAATGCCAAGAAATACATTGAGGTAAGCCAACAAATTGTTTTATGATGTTGTAAGCATTGGATTTTATTGCATTTAATGGTTTGTGTGCTAAAAGGCGGGTGTTAGTGAACATGCAAAGTCATTGGAACCAGAAGGTTCAAGATGTCACTAGGCAGCAGTGAAAGGAGACACAAAAGGGGATCCACTGAAAGACACGTCAAGTCCATCATTCAACATCCTCATAAAGCTCATGGCTGTTGAACCTTTCGTCTTTGCTCTTTTCTTCGCCGGTCATGGAGGCTTGCTTTTCAAATTCATCTAAATTTCAAGCCTCTTTTAACaatacatacatgcatgcatatatttatgTATCTATCAACAGTAGAGTTGTATGCTAGAGGATATGGGGAACTTTTGTATTAAGAAGAAGATATGTAAAGGAAAGTCGAGCCTCGCTTCGACGTTGTGATGTACCAAGGCTATGGGCCTATGAGTGGACGTTGGAAGCAAGTCCAAATTAATCTTGTCCTGATTGGGCCAAGTCCAAATCAAATGCGGATCCAAGGGTTGGATGAAACCTCCAAtgggttttaaataattataagacAATTTAAAGGacttttaattaagttttcagTTTAAAAAGtttacatttaattaagtcaTGCATTATATTTATGTGAGTTTGTGTCATATGTGTGGAGTGTgtcattaattaagtttaacttcaatttgcatttaattaTGTCATGCATTATAATTATGTCTTAtatgttaattatgtttaagcaTGGGTTTGAGTTAcatgtttataaataaatgtgtatTTATAGTATGCTGATTTCTATCATAAATATGtgtgttttaattaaatgttttagctgaataagaatattaaaagtTGCAAATGTTTAATATCTAAAAGcatgtttaatgtgtcttagGGACGATTTATGGCTACTAAGAAGGTCTAGAGGCGTTCACACACAAAGGCTGTTCGATTTTGGCATGATAAAGTGTGTATTCGATCACTTAATTATTGGTGCATGAAGAGGACGTTTTGTTGGGTGTAGAAGGTGGATAAATGCACAAAATTCATTCAAGAATCAGCATTCAATGTTGATGCATTGTGGCTGTTCATTGGACCAAGAATGGCTTTTCAAATCTCGTCGGTTTTATGCACTTAAAGCTCATTATAGTGCCAATTAAAGAGTTGTCAGCCCAAGCATTCAAACATTCGGTTCTAAGGGAGATGAAAGGACAACAAAACAACATAATTAAGGAACAGTTAAGCTTTCATCAAGTGAAgatgtaatagcccgattttaggcttagtcggaacagtggtttcgggaccacaaatccgacgaaaaaaaaatgtaatggcttgaattttcagaggtgtcggaacggtgattcgagatcactaaattcgacaaatgggtagaaaatattattaatttagtaagtataagttaaatatgaagttaggaaaatttttgaaatagtgaatagtgcactagaaataaatattaaaataattagaatcgaaatgaggaatcaagacctcggggattttaaactgagccataaatatttttataaatatttatggagtgttaaaaagttagtattaaagtttcgttaagaaattttaaagttccgataattaattgaacaaaaaggactaaattgtaacaaatgcaaaattttgggaaatgattaaatagcttaaatgataaaaggaagagggcttaaaagacaaatagacccaaggtctatttgggctggacggcagaggcatgaaatcagcaagaaagtaaggagaattaagggcaaaattggaaaattgcaaaatttgcttaataaagttaggacccaagtggaattatctagatttctcttcatttttctgaattctcatcagctaaaacaccatggaagggcttcttcaagctggttcttcatatttttattacaagtaagttcaattcttgactatttcttgaaatttttgtatttttatgacttttacaactaggcccacttgttaaattcattagttttgattttatgaaagaagttgaaagttgatatgaatatgtgctggaagtatatgatgatttagcatgaaattagagctttaaattgttcatatgctgattttattgaaagaattgaatagaaagtgaatgtttgggacctaatagtaaaagagtttgaagatagagttatatgtggaaattctgaatttcaatagttgtgtaacaacttataatgtctagtaaagtactaattgagaaaattagattaattgaggggttaattgagaaaggaccgaattgtataaactgtgaaatttggggcaaaatggaaatcaacattttgcactaaagcagttttggacagcagcagtagtgtaactttgaaaaatcaccaaaattgtagagattgaattagaggatgaataaaatatgaaactaaagcttattgagtctagtttcttataaaagaaatgatgtaagcaatggaattgtaaatcatgagatataatagattttgtgagacaatgtcagaatgaattcaggttccctgttctgactttggaaaatcattaaaattgtaaaaaatgattatgagttatagtttatatggttagaatccttaatgagtctattttagaataaacaagctaaaacatcatccgaattctgtacaatgagataattaattttagtgaagagtggtcggaactgtcagacagtgaaacagggaaactttaaagaataaactgtactatttggctgaaccaaaattatgaaaattttatggtatgaagatatgtgagtctagtttcagggaaaattaacggatcttaatttggagctctgtagctccggataaaaataatttagtgactctgactcggataaacagctttgaatatacatgttagtgaatattgaaattatggttaatgttgtttaagtgtgttatacacattaaggatgtggaatggagaggaggaggaggaaaattgggaaatatatgaatgattcgtgtataaatggtcatatgtttgattataactcataaacgatgaaatatgaatgatgcttattttgtgcattattggtcatggtttaagctcatgtgtgaaaataaagtttcatagtatgtgtgtatggtatattcagtatatgatttggcatgaaataataccatgaatggtttatgaattaacacatgttggtaagcctgatatatgaataaatgatcaaattgagcggaacgccggatttgagtacttctgatcaagtgacaaagtgataagtggtagctttagctacacttatctgatcaagtgacaagtggaaagtgataagtaatagcttcggctatacttatctgatcaagtgacaaagtgataagtgatagcttcggctatacttatctgatcaagtgacaaagtgataagtgatagcttcagctacacttatctgatcaagtgacaagtggaaagtggaaagtgataagtgatagcttcggctacacttatctgatcaagtgacaagtgaaaagtgataagtgatagcttcggctatacttatctgatcaagagacaaagtgataagtaatagctttagctacacttatctgatcaagagacaaagtgataagtggctacacttatctgatcaagaaacaaagtgataagtggctacacttatctgatcaagaaacaaagtgataagtggctacacttatctgatcagaaacaaagtgataggtggctacacttatctgatcagggacaagtgataagtgatcatacgtaagaccatagttatactatggcaaagtgaaagtgaagtactcaattttccgtgaccgttccctaatttgattaaggatggtaagtgacaaatgggcccgaaagaattaaagtaaatggataagtggtagtgtatttatatcaggacgatgttgttattcaaactaaagtgatattttcattgctaaattgagaatttcataaatgtgttattgaatggtataatcaataaacattgagttaaatggtaaatacgtattagttttgaatttgatgtcattgaattgtacgtgaattaaatggaaattgctagtgatatgatttaaattatgagcatgagaaattgcgaattgaatgaaatggaaatgaagcattaaattgcatgagtatgtatcgggtctcgcagccctaattattatgattataatattttgaggatatattgtgaaaagttatagaa
The sequence above is a segment of the Gossypium raimondii isolate GPD5lz chromosome 4, ASM2569854v1, whole genome shotgun sequence genome. Coding sequences within it:
- the LOC105779973 gene encoding uncharacterized protein LOC105779973, translated to MGDSLLTALLMENHHPSTLLSMDSSASSHDELDLEMNRQTVLSRPPDINLPLSAERSPPPQPWNSDQCDILDVGLSSQAFEVESFLAAPKVERKFAKRVDSIWGAWLFFSFYFKPALNDKSKGKIIRDSNGVSGFDKSDLKLDIFMVQHDMENMYMWVFKERPENALGKMQLRSYMNGHSRQGERPFPFSVDKGFVRSHRMQRKQYRGLSNPQCLHGIEVVPAPNLMALSEEDRKRWMELTGRDLNFTVPPEASDFSSWRNLPNTDFELERPVPPPSIKSVSNSHSKKLLNGSGLNLCSQPSSHSNGDGMDLTLVSNKRRKELFRHRNNDDCYLPAVPPSDRILDMEIHPSEPHWLKDFSGIMKNVYGPVTAAKTIYEDEAGYLIIISLPFVDLQRVKVSWRNTLTHGIIKISCVSTSGMPFIKRHERTFKLTDPASEHCSPGEFVREIPLSTRIPEDANIEAYHDGPGSVLEIMVPKLRVVPEEHEVLVCLRPKLIGSDLMLT